Proteins encoded within one genomic window of Camelina sativa cultivar DH55 chromosome 19, Cs, whole genome shotgun sequence:
- the LOC104767726 gene encoding CENP-B homolog protein 2-like has translation MASHLKGVAKATMTDQIRKELCEYKRDHTKCTQKELQLWIQEKFQIQVSQGTISNTLKRSDEYLSTNLESRKDIKRHKPAKYPEMEKVLFEWFLQYQDRVNMTGELILEKAKVTMKLVYPEQDFEHQFSQGWLEKFKLRHGIKSFRRFGESGSVDVEDMEKKLEAIRGKIDKFSKKDVFNMDETGLFYRLQADHSLATKQLEGKKQDKERLTPRCFKNVNMNSLNCHYRANKRAWMTSVIFEEYIRWFDQIMHGRRVLFVVDNCPAHPRNIEGLHNVELFFLPPNMTSKIQPCDAGIIRAFKMHYRRRFYREVLEGYELGQSDPAKINVLHAINFAVSAWTTNVHGETIANCFRHCKIRSRDAVSRNSEEESVCEDGMQELEVVINNLSYRNKMDVNSLLDYPGENDACSEVQSLEEIVVSVINVDEEAEDDNVEPLEPITRKKAIIASRTLHNFWMQIEKTTPGVFDAIRKIRDELQRDSNFKKRQTTLDSYFTKLS, from the exons ATGGCTTCTCATCTAAAAGGTGTTGCAAAAGCAACCATGACAGACCAAATACGCAAAGAGTTATGTGAGTACAAAAGAGATCATACCAAATGTACTCAAAAAGAGTTGCAATTGTGGATTCAagaaaaatttcaaattcaagtTAGCCAAGGTACAATCTCAAACACACTCAAAAGATCAGATGAATATCTTTCCACCAATCTGGAATCCAGAAAAGATATCAAACGTCACAAACCAGCAAAATATCCAGAGATGGAGAAAGTTCTTTTTGAATGGTTTCTTCAATACCAAGATCGTGTGAATATGACCGGAGAACTAATTTTAGAGAAGGCAAAAGTGACTATGAAACTTGTATACCCGGAACAAGATTTTGAGCACCAATTTTCTCAAGGCTGGcttgaaaaattcaaattacGACACGGTATCAAGTCGTTTCGTCGGTTTGGAGAAAGCGGTTCAGTTGATGTTGAAGACATGGAAAAGAAGCTGGAAGCTATAAGAGGAAAAATAGATAAGTTTTCTAAGAAAGATGTTTTTAATATGGATGAAACTGGTTTGTTTTATAGGTTACAAGCTGATCATTCTCTTGCTACAAAACAACTTGAAGgcaaaaaacaagacaaagaaagatTAACT CCGCGCTGCTTCAAGAATGTCAACATGAATAGCTTGAATTGTCATTATCGAGCCAACAAAAGAGCTTGGATGACAAGTGTTATTTTTGAAGAATATATTCGCTGGTTTGATCAGATAATGCATGGTAGAAGGGTTTTGTTTGTGGTAGATAATTGCCCAGCACATCCAAGAAATATTGAAGGATTACATAATGTTGAGTTGTTTTTCTTGCCACCTAACATGACGTCAAAAATCCAACCTTGTGATGCTGGAATAATAAGAGCTTTTAAAATGCATTATCGAAGGAGATTTTACCGTGAGGTTTTAGAAGGATATGAGTTGGGACAATCTGATCCAGCTAAGATCAATGTTTTGCATGCTATCAATTTTGCGGTCTCTGCTTGGACAACTAATGTTCATGGAGAGACAATAGCAAATTGTTTTCGACATTGTAAAATTCGTTCAAGGGATGCCGTATCAAGGAATTCAGAAGAGGAATCAGTTTGTGAAGATGGTATGCAGGAACTTGAAGTGGTGATTAATAATCTTAGTTATCGAAATAAAATGGATGTCAATAGTCTACTCGACTATCCAGGTGAAAATGATGCATGCTCAGAAGTTCAGAGTTTAGAAGAGATTGTGGTTTCTGTCATTAATGTtgatgaagaagctgaagacGATAATGTGGAACCTTTGGAACCAATTACACGTAAGAAAGCAATTATCGCGTCTAGAACTCTTCACAACTTTTGGATGCAAATCGAGAAGACAACACCAGGAGTTTTTGATGCAATAAGGAAAATCAGAGATGAACTCCAACGAGATTCCAACTTTAAGAAAAGACAAACAACACTAGattcatattttacaaaattgtcTTAG
- the LOC104767725 gene encoding UDP-glycosyltransferase 71B7-like: MNFELVFNPYPGIGHFRSTVELAKLLVEHESHLSISVFILPFISGGEVGASDYVAALSAASNNRLRYEVFSAGDEQTSELTSNDVHVENQVPKVKRAVAKLVDEYLTLPDSLRIVGFVLDMFCTSMIDVANEFGVPSYMFYTSSGGVLALGYHIQMLYDENKYDVSESDYLDSEAVLNVPSLSRPYPVKCLPHALASKVWLPLYVCQARKFRELKGILINTVAELEPYVLKSLSSGGTPPVYPVGPLLHLENHVDCSKDEKQSDILRWLDKQPLSSVVFLCFGSMGGLSEEQVREIAIALERSGHRFIWSLRRESTNIFKEPPREFTNLEEVLPEAIPEGFFDRTKDLGKVIGWAPQVVVLANPAIGGFITHCGWNSMLESLWFGVPTAAWPLYAEQKFNAFVMVEELGLAVEIRKYWRGDHLPGPATISVKAEEIETTIKCLLEQDSEVRKRVKEISEKCHMALTDGGSSQTALQTFIQDVMKNICLT; encoded by the exons ATGAATTTTGAGCTTGTCTTCAACCCCTATCCTGGAATCGGTCATTTCCGATCAACGGTGGAGTTGGCAAAGCTGCTAGTTGAGCATGAAAGCCACCTCTCTATCTCAGTATTCATACTTCCTTTCATTTCCGGAGGCGAAGTCGGTGCTTCCGATTACGTTGCAGCACTCTCCGCCGCATCTAACAACCGCCTCCGCTACGAAGTCTTCTCCGCAGGAGATGAACAAACCTCCGAGCTTACGAGTAATGATGTCCATGTCGAGAACCAAGTGCCAAAGGTTAAACGCGCCGTCGCAAAACTCGTCGACGAGTACTTGACGCTACCGGACTCTCTGAGGATTGTTGGGTTCGTCCTAGACATGTTCTGTACCTCAATGATAGATGTGGCTAACGAGTTTGGTGTTCCGAGTTATATGTTTTACACATCGAGTGGAGGAGTACTCGCACTTGGATATCATATTCAGATGTTGTACGATGAGAACAAATACGATGTAAGTGAAAGTGATTATTTAGACTCGGAAGCTGTGTTGAACGTTCCGAGTTTGAGTCGTCCTTATCCGGTGAAGTGTCTTCCTCACGCTCTTGCATCTAAAGTGTGGCTCCCCTTGTATGTATGCCAAGCTAGAAAATTTAGAGAGCTGAAGGGTATTTTGATTAATACTGTTGCTGAGCTTGAACCTTATGTGTTGAAGTCTCTTTCGAGTGGTGGTACTCCTCCTGTTTATCCTGTTGGACCATTGTTGCATCTGGAGAACCATGTTGATTGTTCCAAGGATGAGAAACAATCGGATATTTTACGGTGGTTAGACAAGCAACCACTTAGTTCGGTTGTGTTCCTCTGCTTTGGGAGCATGGGAGGCTTAAGTGAGGAACAAGTAAGAGAAATCGCAATCGCCCTAGAGAGAAGTGGCCACCGGTTTATCTGGTCCCTCCGTCGTGAATctactaatatatttaaagaacCTCCTAGAGAGTTTACGAATCTAGAAGAAGTTCTTCCGGAAGCTAT TCCAGAAGGATTCTTTGATCGGACGAAAGATCTAGGAAAAGTGATCGGATGGGCTCCTCAAGTGGTCGTGCTTGCGAATCCGGCTATTGGAGGATTCATCACTCATTGTGGGTGGAATTCGATGCTAGAGAGCCTTTGGTTTGGTGTTCCAACGGCTGCATGGCCATTATATGCAGAGCAGAAGTTTAACGCTTTTGTGATGGTGGAGGAGCTTGGATTGGCGGTGGAGATAAGAAAATACTGGCGAGGCGATCATTTACCGGGACCGGCAACGATTTCGGTGAAAGCGGAGGAGATAGAGACAACAATCAAGTGTCTGCTGGAGCAGGATAGTGAGGTGAGgaagagagtgaaagagatAAGTGAGAAATGTCATATGGCTTTAACGGATGGTGGATCGTCTCAAACTGCATTGCAAACGTTTATTCAAGACGTTATGAAGAACATTTGCTTGACATGA
- the LOC104766082 gene encoding UDP-glycosyltransferase 71B7-like, with the protein MKVELVFIPLVATGHLRSAVEMAKLLVEQETRLSISVIILPGGEVGVLSAPPNDRLRYEVITDEDQPNFDPARPEFHIEYHVPKVRDLVEKLVNDYSTKPDSPKVAGVVVDMFCTSMVDVANELGVPSYLFYTSSAGNLGLKLHIQMLYDDNKYDITESDFEDTSDDVLDVPSLTRPLPVKCLPHAYASKQWLPLFVNQARKFREMKGILVNTVAQLEPYALKFLSSGCDTPPPYPVGPLLQLENGVGVGDSKDEKQSEILGWLDKQPNRSVVFLCFGSMGGFREEQAREIAIALERSGHRFLWSLRRASPNIFKEPPREFTNLEEVLPEGFFDRTKERGKVIGWAPQVAVLANPAVGGFITHGGWNSILESLWFGVPTTPWPLYAEQKFNAFEMVDELGLAVEIRKYWLGDLIAGSGKETVLVTAEEIQRGIMCLMEQDSEVRKRMKEMSEKCQVALMDGGSSQTALQTFIQDVTKNIS; encoded by the coding sequence atgaaagtTGAGCTTGTCTTCATCCCTTTAGTTGCAACCGGGCATCTCAGATCAGCCGTGGAGATGGCTAAGCTACTAGTTGAGCAAGAGACCCGCCTCTCTATCTCCGTAATCATCCTTCCTGGAGGCGAAGTGGGTGTTCTCTCCGCCCCACCTAACGACCGCCTCCGCTACGAAGTCATTACCGACGAAGATCAACCAAACTTCGATCCGGCGAGGCCTGAGTTCCATATAGAGTATCACGTACCAAAAGTGAGAGACCTCGTTGAAAAACTCGTCAACGACTACTCAACGAAACCAGATTCGCCGAAGGTCGCTGGGGTGGTCGTCGACATGTTTTGCACGTCCATGGTAGACGTGGCTAACGAGCTAGGTGTTCCGAGCTACTTGTTTTACACTTCGAGCGCAGGGAATCTCGGACTTAAACTTCACATCCAGATGTTGTACGATGACAACAAGTACGATATAACCGAAAGTGATTTTGAAGACACATCAGATGATGTGCTGGACGTTCCTAGCTTGACTCGTCCGCTTCCGGTGAAGTGCCTTCCTCACGCTTACGCATCTAAACAATGGCTCCCACTGTTTGTTAACCAAGCAAGAAAATTCAGAGAGATGAAGGGTATTTTGGTAAATACTGTTGCTCAGTTGGAACCATATGCGTTAAAGTTTTTATCGAGTGGTTGTGATACTCCTCCTCCTTATCCAGTAGGACCACTGTTGCAACTCGAGAACGGAGTTGGAGTTGGTGATTCCAAGGACGAGAAGCAATCAGAGATTTTAGGGTGGCTTGACAAGCAACCAAACAGATCAGTAGTGTTCCTCTGCTTCGGAAGCATGGGAGGCTTCCGTGAGGAACAAGCAAGAGAAATCGCCATCGCCCTAGAACGAAGCGGCCACCGTTTCTTGTGGTCTCTCCGTCGTGCATCTCCCAATATATTCAAAGAACCTCCAAGAGAGTTTACGAATCTTGAAGAAGTTCTCCCGGAGGGGTTCTTTGATCGGACAAAGGAGAGAGGAAAAGTGATCGGATGGGCTCCGCAGGTGGCCGTGCTAGCTAATCCGGCGGTTGGAGGTTTCATTACTCACGGTGGGTGGAATTCGATCCTCGAGAGTCTTTGGTTCGGTGTTCCCACGACGCCATGGCCGTTATACGCGGAACAGAAGTTCAATGCATTCGAGATGGTGGATGAGCTTGGTCTAGCTGTGGAGATAAGAAAGTATTGGCTAGGTGATCTTATTGCGGGATCGGGAAAGGAGACGGTTTTGGTGACAGCAGAGGAGATACAGAGGGGAATCATGTGTCTAATGGAGCAGGATAGTGAGGTGAggaagagaatgaaagagatGAGTGAGAAATGCCAAGTGGCTTTGATGGATGGTGGATCGTCTCAAACTGCGTTGCAAACGTTTATTCAAGACGTTACGAAGAATATTTCTTAA